A single Candidatus Thalassolituus haligoni DNA region contains:
- a CDS encoding VacJ family lipoprotein, which translates to MMRLLLATLLLTATSMGQAASADNNNPDPWEGFNRRVFAFNEVMDKYVLKPTAQAYQYVTPQDVDDSVSQFFSNIGDVLVVVNDIGQLKFGQAASDSGRFLINTTVGFFGFFDVATHIGLKKHNEDFGQTLGYWGVGTGPYLVLPFLGPSNLRDTGGLALTWSTSLGSSEVGATTTDDYSLIALQLVDLRADLISSESLITGDKYIFLRSFYLQRREYLVNDGVTADSFGDDFDDFDDEEWDDDWDEDWDKQEQPAAPTGDTYSM; encoded by the coding sequence ATGATGCGACTTCTTCTTGCGACGCTGTTGCTGACAGCGACCAGTATGGGTCAAGCTGCAAGTGCCGATAATAATAATCCGGATCCGTGGGAAGGCTTTAACCGTCGGGTTTTTGCGTTTAACGAAGTGATGGACAAATATGTGCTGAAACCGACGGCACAAGCGTATCAGTACGTGACACCGCAAGATGTTGACGACTCGGTGAGCCAGTTTTTCTCCAACATTGGTGATGTATTGGTGGTTGTAAACGATATTGGCCAGCTCAAGTTTGGTCAGGCGGCATCGGATTCTGGCCGTTTTCTGATTAACACTACCGTCGGCTTTTTTGGCTTTTTTGATGTGGCGACGCATATTGGCCTCAAAAAGCACAATGAAGACTTTGGCCAGACGTTAGGCTATTGGGGCGTGGGGACCGGTCCGTATCTGGTGTTGCCTTTTCTGGGGCCAAGCAACTTGCGCGACACGGGTGGTCTGGCGCTGACCTGGAGCACTAGCCTGGGCAGTTCTGAAGTCGGTGCGACGACGACCGATGACTATTCATTGATTGCCCTGCAACTGGTTGACCTGCGTGCCGATCTGATTTCGTCTGAAAGCCTGATTACTGGTGACAAGTACATTTTTTTACGCAGTTTCTATTTGCAACGACGTGAATATCTGGTGAACGATGGTGTTACCGCCGACAGTTTTGGTGATGATTTCGACGACTTTGATGACGAAGAGTGGGATGACGACTGGGATGAGGATTGGGACAAGCAAGAGCAACCTGCAGCTCCGACCGGTGATACTTATTCGATGTGA
- a CDS encoding DUF2063 domain-containing protein — translation MDTDVDTDVDTDVDTDVDTDVADFESIQRQFANHLRSQGQQPAPEHLSEVRLAVYRELFFNNIKGFLDATFPVCAAWLGAQRWEQISRDFFRDHRCTTPYFAKISEEFLHFLEQDFQPQTSDPVWFYELAHYEWLELAVDIATVAAPPCDLDGDVVEHIPVAAAACQGFVYQYPVHRIAAGSPSPSPQTTALIVYRDAQEQVRFVETNPLTLGLLALLVHNPDQLTGRQMVKALLDTQGLADSPVALEGGLHMLRQWHQQGVLVGSQA, via the coding sequence ATGGATACCGATGTGGATACCGATGTGGATACCGATGTGGATACCGATGTGGATACCGATGTGGCAGATTTTGAATCGATACAGCGCCAATTTGCCAATCATTTGCGCAGTCAGGGGCAGCAGCCTGCTCCAGAGCATTTATCCGAGGTTCGGCTGGCGGTTTACCGGGAGTTGTTTTTCAACAATATCAAAGGGTTTCTGGATGCTACGTTTCCGGTGTGTGCTGCTTGGCTGGGAGCTCAGCGTTGGGAACAAATCAGCCGCGATTTTTTTCGCGACCATCGTTGTACAACGCCTTATTTCGCCAAAATTAGTGAAGAGTTTTTGCACTTTCTGGAACAGGATTTCCAACCGCAGACAAGTGATCCGGTGTGGTTTTATGAGTTGGCTCATTACGAATGGCTGGAGCTGGCGGTGGATATTGCCACGGTGGCAGCACCTCCCTGTGACTTGGATGGGGATGTGGTTGAGCATATACCGGTTGCGGCAGCCGCTTGTCAGGGGTTTGTCTATCAATACCCGGTACACCGGATCGCCGCAGGTTCTCCGAGTCCATCACCGCAAACAACGGCCTTGATTGTGTATCGGGATGCGCAAGAACAGGTACGCTTTGTTGAAACCAATCCGTTGACACTGGGTTTGCTGGCGCTGCTGGTACATAATCCTGATCAACTGACGGGCAGGCAGATGGTGAAGGCCCTGCTGGATACTCAGGGACTGGCAGACTCGCCAGTGGCTCTGGAAGGCGGTTTGCACATGCTTCGCCAGTGGCACCAACAGGGGGTTTTGGTGGGCTCCCAAGCCTGA
- a CDS encoding DUF692 domain-containing protein encodes MPDHTLPFPVSGAGLGLRRGLLPELLASPDAAIDFMEVAPENWIGIGGRYGRQFRELTERYDFLCHGLSLSIGSPAPLDEALVRQVGQFLRQYNIKAYSEHLSYCSDDGHLYDLMPIPFTPAAADYVAERIMRVQDILGQRLIIENVSSYLEPGKVMSEPEFVNQVLEKADCDLLLDVNNIYVNCVNHGGDALAYIRAMPTERIRYLHIAGHFAEADDLLVDTHGMAVKKEVWGLLDATYQTHGVIPTLLERDFNFPPLHELLDEVAMVRSRQAFWRDQPVITADGWK; translated from the coding sequence ATGCCTGATCATACTCTTCCATTTCCCGTATCCGGTGCCGGTCTTGGTTTGCGACGGGGCCTGCTGCCAGAACTGCTGGCCAGCCCGGATGCGGCGATTGATTTTATGGAAGTTGCCCCGGAAAACTGGATCGGGATTGGTGGCCGTTACGGCCGCCAGTTCCGTGAGCTGACGGAACGTTACGATTTTTTATGTCATGGACTGTCGCTGTCAATCGGCAGCCCGGCACCGCTGGACGAAGCGTTGGTGCGGCAGGTGGGTCAGTTTCTGCGTCAATACAATATCAAGGCCTACAGTGAGCACCTGAGCTATTGCAGCGATGACGGCCATTTGTACGACCTGATGCCCATCCCGTTTACGCCTGCGGCGGCCGATTATGTCGCGGAGCGGATTATGCGGGTGCAAGATATTCTCGGTCAGCGACTGATTATCGAAAATGTCTCCAGTTATCTGGAACCGGGCAAGGTAATGTCTGAGCCGGAATTTGTTAATCAGGTGCTGGAAAAGGCCGATTGTGACCTGTTGCTGGACGTAAACAATATCTACGTCAACTGTGTTAATCATGGCGGTGATGCACTGGCTTATATTCGTGCAATGCCAACGGAGCGTATTCGTTATCTGCATATCGCCGGTCATTTTGCCGAGGCGGACGATTTGCTGGTTGACACCCATGGTATGGCCGTCAAGAAAGAGGTCTGGGGCTTACTCGATGCCACTTATCAGACCCATGGGGTGATTCCGACGCTGCTGGAACGCGATTTTAATTTCCCGCCATTACACGAACTGCTGGATGAAGTCGCGATGGTGCGTTCACGGCAGGCGTTTTGGCGTGATCAGCCAGTCATCACTGCCGATGGCTGGAAATGA
- a CDS encoding IS5 family transposase: MQPGFFDFDDLNDKLDQHNDPLTKINKLVDWATFRPALSKIRMPRSSNKGRPRSDTLLMFKMIFLRHYYNLSLKQVEYQVLDRLSFRRFLGLSLEDPVPDANTVWKYEELLVQKNLTDELFYSLLSQIEAHGYRPQGGQIVDATLVEAPKRKTEEQQEKARKAQEKSDGDDDDPTPPASSERTPAQQRQASRDAAWTKKHGKSYFGYKNHTSVDKQHKLIRSYEATAANKHDGHQLEALIDGDNSSADVWADSAYRSAENESMLKDRGYRSHIHRKKPRGKDMPERSKLANQKRSQVRARVEHVYADMKRDGKKFMLRCIGQARAELRIGLMNMVYNARRWSFLSRVG; encoded by the coding sequence ATGCAGCCAGGATTCTTCGACTTTGATGACCTGAACGACAAACTGGATCAGCACAACGACCCACTCACCAAAATCAATAAACTCGTCGACTGGGCTACCTTCCGGCCTGCGCTCAGCAAGATTCGCATGCCACGCTCATCCAACAAGGGCCGTCCTCGTTCAGACACCCTGCTCATGTTCAAAATGATTTTCCTGCGCCACTACTACAACCTGTCGCTCAAGCAGGTCGAGTATCAGGTGCTGGATCGCCTGTCGTTTCGGCGTTTTCTGGGCTTGTCGCTGGAAGATCCGGTACCCGATGCCAATACCGTCTGGAAATATGAAGAGTTACTCGTCCAGAAAAACCTCACCGATGAACTGTTTTACAGCTTGCTTTCGCAAATCGAAGCCCACGGTTATCGGCCTCAAGGCGGTCAAATTGTCGATGCCACCCTGGTTGAAGCACCCAAGCGAAAAACCGAAGAGCAGCAGGAAAAAGCCCGCAAAGCACAAGAAAAGTCAGACGGAGATGACGATGACCCGACACCGCCTGCCTCTTCAGAACGCACTCCGGCCCAGCAGCGCCAGGCCAGTCGTGATGCAGCCTGGACGAAGAAACATGGCAAGAGCTACTTCGGCTATAAAAATCACACCAGCGTCGATAAACAGCACAAACTCATTCGCAGCTACGAAGCGACTGCGGCCAATAAACACGATGGGCACCAGCTCGAAGCCCTGATCGATGGCGACAACAGCAGCGCGGATGTCTGGGCAGATAGCGCTTATCGAAGCGCAGAAAATGAAAGCATGTTGAAAGACCGGGGCTACCGCTCCCACATCCACCGCAAGAAACCCCGAGGTAAAGACATGCCTGAACGTAGCAAGCTGGCGAATCAAAAACGCTCTCAGGTTCGGGCACGTGTCGAACATGTTTATGCGGACATGAAACGCGACGGCAAAAAGTTCATGCTGCGCTGCATCGGCCAGGCCAGAGCGGAACTGAGAATCGGCTTGATGAACATGGTGTACAACGCTCGTCGCTGGAGCTTTTTATCCCGTGTGGGATAG
- a CDS encoding Fis family transcriptional regulator, with amino-acid sequence MAKQNQFIGSSLDDLLEETGELAGVSTVAIKRVIAWEITQKMEVEHISKTKMAELMDTSRSALDRLLDPANTSVTLHTLDNAARAVGKTLRIELS; translated from the coding sequence ATGGCTAAACAAAATCAATTTATCGGGTCATCCCTTGATGATCTGCTTGAAGAAACGGGCGAACTCGCAGGGGTAAGCACCGTGGCGATCAAGCGGGTGATTGCATGGGAGATCACCCAGAAAATGGAAGTTGAGCATATCTCTAAAACCAAAATGGCAGAGTTGATGGATACCAGCCGTTCTGCTTTAGATCGTCTGCTTGATCCTGCCAACACCTCCGTTACGCTGCATACACTTGATAATGCAGCTCGTGCTGTAGGCAAGACGTTACGCATCGAATTATCTTAA
- a CDS encoding type II toxin-antitoxin system RelE/ParE family toxin encodes MTGGSRKKVPAVFYRSESGNEPVRDWLLGLSKDDRKAIGADIQTVEFGWPIGMPVCRPMKDGLYEVRTNLDDGRISRVLFCFHGGKMVLLHGFIKKSQKTPKPDLELAKKRKREVDHG; translated from the coding sequence ATGACTGGCGGCAGCAGAAAGAAAGTACCTGCTGTCTTCTACCGGTCTGAGAGTGGCAATGAGCCAGTGCGGGACTGGTTATTGGGGCTATCTAAGGATGACCGGAAGGCAATCGGTGCTGATATTCAGACAGTCGAATTTGGCTGGCCGATTGGGATGCCCGTATGCCGTCCAATGAAAGACGGGCTATATGAGGTCAGGACGAATCTTGATGACGGACGTATTTCACGGGTATTGTTCTGCTTTCATGGTGGAAAGATGGTGTTGCTGCATGGATTCATTAAGAAATCGCAAAAGACACCTAAGCCAGATCTTGAACTGGCAAAGAAACGTAAAAGAGAGGTAGATCATGGCTAA
- the tnpB gene encoding IS66 family insertion sequence element accessory protein TnpB — MKVLIHDGLGIWLCARRLNRGKFHWAEAWRGDRVNLTDEQLVALAQGLPWQRIGEAGIISVL; from the coding sequence ATGAAGGTATTGATCCACGATGGCCTGGGGATCTGGTTGTGTGCCAGGCGCCTAAATCGGGGCAAGTTCCACTGGGCCGAAGCCTGGCGCGGTGACCGAGTGAACCTGACAGACGAGCAGTTGGTTGCCCTGGCCCAGGGCCTACCATGGCAACGTATTGGTGAGGCTGGGATCATCTCAGTGTTGTAA
- a CDS encoding transposase, with protein MPKPATTANPKVEPSPALEKRVRRAFSTEYKLSIIQQAEACQHGELGELLRREKLYSNQLSQWRRERAEQGLEGLKKSAPGPAPKKTAEQKRIEQLEKENERLRKQIEIQNGCLTLQKKALDLLDMLDEDAS; from the coding sequence ATGCCAAAACCTGCTACCACTGCTAATCCCAAAGTTGAACCCAGTCCCGCACTGGAAAAGCGGGTGCGCAGAGCCTTCAGTACCGAATACAAGTTATCCATCATCCAGCAAGCCGAGGCCTGCCAGCATGGTGAGTTAGGGGAACTGCTGCGCCGTGAAAAATTGTATTCCAATCAACTGTCTCAATGGCGTCGGGAACGGGCTGAACAAGGGCTGGAGGGTCTGAAAAAATCCGCCCCAGGTCCCGCGCCGAAGAAGACCGCTGAGCAAAAACGTATCGAACAGCTCGAAAAAGAGAACGAGCGGCTACGCAAGCAGATCGAGATTCAGAATGGCTGCCTGACGCTCCAAAAAAAAGCCTTGGATCTGCTGGACATGCTCGACGAGGACGCGTCATGA
- a CDS encoding IS3 family transposase, protein MPDAPKKSLGSAGHARRGRVMNQLLQAPLPSGISERLACHVLDICRNTFRAIRARYHFCGPVNPHRRKRKDTQQPRALSVEERTQAKAVLSSTEYQDQPPAQVYYSLLQQGTYLCSISTMHRLLRVDGLNGERRLQRPRQSHAIPRLKATAPNQVWTWDIAKLPTRKRGEYLSLYVVMDLFSRYIVAWMLSRKENSALSSQLIMEAHERYDIQPGTLTLHQDRGTPMTAHCYLDLLGELTMTASHSRPRVSNDNAMSEAQFKTLKYQPDYPGRFDSYDHAVHWNEDYVRWYNHDHHHSSLAGFTPHQVFSGEYLEIAHLRQAALDEMYAQHPERFSKGRPNVPLPPAEVCINPVPEDADQETIEKGVNFPTLPRAITKAM, encoded by the coding sequence CTGCCTGACGCTCCAAAAAAAAGCCTTGGATCTGCTGGACATGCTCGACGAGGACGCGTCATGAATCAGTTGCTGCAGGCACCATTACCCTCCGGTATTTCTGAACGCCTTGCTTGTCACGTGCTGGATATTTGTCGTAATACCTTTCGTGCCATACGCGCCCGTTATCATTTTTGCGGGCCGGTGAACCCACACCGACGAAAGCGCAAGGATACCCAACAGCCACGGGCCCTGAGTGTCGAAGAGCGTACTCAGGCAAAAGCGGTATTGAGCAGCACTGAGTATCAGGATCAACCACCGGCGCAGGTGTATTACAGCCTGCTGCAACAAGGCACCTACCTGTGCTCCATCAGCACGATGCACCGACTGCTGCGAGTCGATGGACTCAACGGCGAACGCCGTCTTCAGCGTCCGCGCCAGTCGCATGCCATTCCACGGCTGAAGGCGACCGCGCCCAATCAAGTCTGGACCTGGGACATTGCCAAGCTGCCGACCAGGAAGCGCGGTGAATACCTGTCCTTGTACGTGGTCATGGATCTGTTCAGCCGTTACATTGTGGCCTGGATGCTGTCACGCAAGGAAAACAGTGCGCTGTCCAGCCAGCTGATCATGGAAGCGCATGAACGTTATGACATACAACCCGGTACGCTCACGCTGCATCAGGATCGTGGCACCCCCATGACCGCCCACTGCTATCTGGATTTGCTGGGTGAGTTGACGATGACGGCCAGTCATAGCCGCCCCCGAGTGAGCAACGACAACGCGATGAGTGAAGCACAGTTCAAGACCCTGAAATATCAGCCGGACTACCCGGGCCGCTTCGACAGCTACGACCATGCGGTACATTGGAATGAGGACTATGTCCGCTGGTACAACCATGATCACCACCATAGCAGCCTGGCCGGTTTTACGCCCCATCAGGTGTTTAGCGGGGAATACCTTGAAATCGCTCACCTCCGGCAAGCGGCACTGGACGAGATGTACGCTCAGCACCCGGAGCGCTTCAGTAAAGGTCGTCCAAACGTACCGCTACCACCGGCCGAAGTCTGCATCAATCCGGTGCCAGAGGATGCTGATCAGGAGACAATCGAAAAAGGCGTGAACTTCCCAACGTTGCCACGGGCGATTACAAAAGCAATGTAA
- a CDS encoding transposase encodes MSTVSVTKPYQKRRRYSPDFKASIVATCHEPGASVARIALDNGLNANLVRRWISESRRTDNPLTSVPAFVPVNLPAPPTTAHGNPRNSIRIEIPHVGGAVVVEWPADEAHQCAALLRDLLR; translated from the coding sequence ATGAGCACTGTAAGCGTAACCAAGCCTTACCAAAAACGCCGTCGCTATTCCCCAGACTTCAAGGCCAGCATCGTCGCCACCTGCCATGAACCGGGTGCGTCCGTAGCACGCATTGCCCTGGATAATGGTCTCAACGCCAATCTGGTGCGACGCTGGATCAGTGAGTCGCGACGAACCGATAACCCGCTTACTTCAGTGCCGGCGTTCGTTCCGGTTAACCTGCCAGCCCCGCCAACTACTGCACACGGTAACCCGCGCAACAGTATCCGTATCGAGATACCCCATGTCGGTGGCGCTGTTGTCGTGGAGTGGCCTGCCGACGAGGCGCATCAGTGCGCGGCCTTGTTACGCGATCTGTTGCGGTGA